The genomic region taaaaactactcattttagctacttgaaaatttgtaagaaatctattccaaccataacttacttaacttatattgtatattatgtaatcttgagataccatagacacgtatacaatgtttcgacctatcatgtcgacccatctatatatatatatatattgcggaacaaccatagacactctatatgcaaatgttggagttagctatacagggttgaggttgattccaaaatatatatatattttgagttgtgatcaatactgagatatgtatacactgggtcgtggattgattcaagatatatattaagttattcatgtacgacaaattatggactactaacattggactgctaactggacaactaaaatcatcaacacgtaataaagaaaatattgtgaatatatttcgatcatattttaatatatgtatatattgttataggttcataaatcaacccgtggccaagtctaattctcgacgaattagtaatctgtgaaagtgagttatagtcccatttttactatctaaattattttgggatgagaatacatgcaaatttataaatgttttacaaaataagcacaagttcatgaaactacattctacgactgttttgttataccggatatctgtacttattattattatgcttggtaacctaagaattagtgaaaaacactaattgacgcgaatcctaaaggtagatctacgggcaccaaccacccccattttcgaatagtggaaatgctttagtacttcgaagggttcttgtcatacatttgaatagtggaatgtatgatgccatatatcttaagcgctctatgttaaggtcggttaccaggcgactcatcgtatgaatgatttttgcagttgtaatgatcctgcgcatttgattaaatgaaatcttgtggcttattaaatgttatgattattatatagaaattaaacctatgactcaccaacatttttttgttgacgttttaagcatgtttattctcaggtgaatattaaaaacgcttccgctgtcgtatgccaacccaaggtcaagatttggagtcggcataattgtttatattgtttaaacttgcattcggagtatttgttgtaatatatttgatcatattgtaatggattgtgtaaaaacttatttatttgaggagattgtgtttgatagacaatctaaattatgtcattaagacctttattcaataataaaggttatggttgtttttaaaaacgaatgcaagatttgaaaaacgtctcatatagaggtcaaaacctcgcaaagaaaccaattaatatgaaacgtttataattaatatgaacggggcatttcatacaATCAGTGGTGAATTTACTTTATAATCGTTAGTGTCATGTCACACCACTAGTTTGAATTTATTTTTCACAAAGTATAGTTCAAATTGTACAAGACACTACTAAATTAATTGAAAGAActtcatatatttttaaaatttgtgTTTTTTAGACATAAACAACCACTAAAGTTTCATTAAAATATAATTAACTTTCATAGAGAATTTGCATGGGAGCTAGGATGACAATGGAtttgatatggatcgggtgatctcATATCCATACCTACATCCATACAATTTTTTaaaatccatatccatttaaatataaATCTTCCATCCATATTAATATCTATTAGATTAAGCGGATTAACGGATATCCGATGGGTGTTAAATTTTTTCAAGATATTCTTGTTATGAAATGAACTAATTAACGCATTCTAACAAATATAGTTATAATGTAATTTAATAAAACCTATACACAAGAACGTCTAATCGTTGTCGTCAATCGAGCAATATATATTACAattgtaagtaaatatatatgtattagctaaatttttaaaattaattattagtCGCACATAATGAGTtacttttgattattattatagttgattaattaatgtatatgtataaaGATATCGTTgagtaaaataataatattttaatagttTATAGTGTATATGTGTAAGGATATGTAAATGTATATGCATAAAGTTTGGATGTATCCGTGAATGATAAATTTTCATCGATATTCAGTCCATCAATGTACACTATAAACTAttaaaatgttattaataatttagATTATCCCCATCCAAATTAATGGattggatcgggtggatatccaatTAATTAAACATTCAATGATATGCTATTGGGACCTCTTTTAATATTCATCACAGATTCGCCTCGCTACTAAGTACAATCCATCATTGAAGAAGCATAATTATTGGAGTATTTTGAATGCAACAATATGATTAGGTTGACATCCATATGCTGTCGGAATATATATTGCAAATGAGAATGTAATAACAAACTACATATCCATGAAGTCATGAAGAAGCTAGGTATAATAAGCAATAAGCTCACACAAGATAGAACTGGTTTAACAGTTGATTTAAATTTGTTGCTATGTAAATCAACTTCAAAccgatatgttttcatgacgcgacTTCAACGATATGATTAGGTTGACATCCATATGCCGCGGGAATTTCAATAGACACATAATCATTTTCATGTTTGCTTTGATTTAAAGTTGCAACTACCGGCAGAATTTCAGAACAAACTAAAGCACTCAGATTTGCAACATCAATGACTTTCTGATCTTTTAGTTCTGTGATCTTTTGCACCTCTAATTCACATTTTTTCTCATCAAAATTGACCATCTTCTTATCCATAATCGGCTTTTTATTCTTGTATACGAAGTATAGGATTAGTTGAACTATACCAAATATGAATCCAAGTATGTTTGGAAGCTGCAAATCAATCACAAAGACATATTagtaaaataacttggtaataattaattcatctgtgttaaaaattaaaaataacaaGACAGAAAGATAAAAATTGATACTGGTATATTTTTTTCTCATTACCGCGATATTGATGTCACGCTTAAGAAGGCCATATAAGAACCAGATAACGGCATTGATGGTGAGTGCGACTGATAATAGGACTGGCATGAACTCTACACTCTTTGTTCTAATCACTTGCCTCTGTAGAAAGTGTAACAATTAGCTAGAAGCAAATAAAAGCGTTTATTTTCTCAAATTTTCGAGTGTTGCTGCGCTGCATTAAATGATTTCGAGGTTCCGGAATGTTCGTTATTGAATGACAAATTCGTGAAAATTTGTTTaagtttttttctttttctttgctTCGTTTTAGATCCAAACGCGATTTAAACTGGAACACTTGGCTATAATGTCCGTTGTATAGCCCATTGTTATGCCCTTTTAGCCCCTTGCTGAAGGGTAGTTTGGTGTTTGATTAATAAAAATTTCCGTTGTTCTTAAAAAAAAAAGGATATAATTCATACAAATTTAGATACAAAAACGACCATTTGTTAAccaataatatttcttatttttcTACTTAAGTCATTTTTTATTGGCAAAAAAGTGAGAACTTACACGTATTTTGGGACATAATTGGAAATGTTGACATGTAAACTCGGATAGAGTATttatttcaatttcatattttcccCTCATTAACTCATAAATTACATATATTCTCAAATATGCATTAGAATTCTTTTGAATTATGCATTGAAAAGTTGTATTTTAGTGAAATATACAATTTATGGGTTTAGAATGAATAAATATGAGATTTTCTCTATTTGAGCGCTTAGATACTTACCAAAACTCCCAAAGGTGCTAGAAAAACACATATAGAGAACACAAGGCAAATCCATCCAACAATTATGCTGCGAGTAAGTCCACTCGCAAGAAATTGAGTGAGGATAACAATCACTCCGAACCCAACAACTATCAACGACACTATTAACTTCGCGCTCTCAACCTGTGTACGTACATAAGAACATTAAGTACTCTTCGATTCTAATAACAATTCGTGTAAGATTTAGTTAAAAATGATTATCAATACATACTCTAGTCTTCTTTGAAGCATAAAAGAGAAAGAAGCTAATGTATAAGGTTTGAACGATGCATCCAACGGAGTTTATGGTTATAATAAGCATTGTATCGGTCTTGAGCAATGCGTAATATATCCAAAGCATTGCACTGAACAAGCTAACCACATATGGTGCATACTGAAACCCTTCTGTTGATTTCCTCTTGTACACTTTATAGAATGTTGGTCTGATTTTAATGAAATGTTGCTCAAAGTTTAATTATCTAAGTTAACATAAAACTTGAGTCCAAACAAATTTACTATATATAAATGATGAGTAAATATTGGACTTACATTGGAGAAATGAATACCATAAATGAAACAAAATTGCCTACAAGTATTCAAGAAACAAAATGTTGGAGGTATTATTTATGCGAAAAAAGAACAGATTGAATGaaggaaatatataaaaaaatataccaaGAAGGCCAAGGGCAAGAGTGAGATGAGCCAATAAGTTCCCATTCATCATATCGAATTAATAACTAATACAATTAAGTACGTATATCGATCACTCTAGTTATTAATCTTGATGAATGGTGCACGCGATATGGCAGATTGATCGATTTATATAGAATGCCAAAGTTGAGGGTGATGGGTCCACCTCTGCATGAACATTGCCAGCCAACTTTGAGGCCAAACATAATACAGTATCTGTTTATTTCATGATCGAGATATTTATCAGACTTGATTTACTTCAATTATTTTTAAAGGTGTACAGATGCATAGAATCAATTCAACCTAATGAACCAATGAATCTATCATATAGAACATCTAATTTAGGGGTGTTTGTTCTTGCGTTCACAACAAGAAAAACGTAAAATAGGGACTGTAAGGATCGTATagtccaaacacaatgtcctgcaatataagcccaagagtccatccttattctaaaaccaattggtattagagggacttccccttagacttatatacatacatttatttttgtctccctcctatgtgggatatgtttgcaccccaacaatcctcccctcaaaccgagaccacatcaccgagcctccccttcaacgatactcccgccatcttatatcaccggtctcttttctttcactaccgggacacgcctcttataccgccgatctctttctttcacttttctctcaccatcgggacacgccgcacttccacgccttgggaaggaagactttcgatataaggcacCATAGCTCCATTATCGTTGGCAAACCGAGGGGTGTGTCATGTCGCACCGTGCGCTTAGGGGTGCGCCACCACTGCATCGTTCACCACatcgggctatagcctagctctgatgccatttgtaagatcgcatagcccaaacacaatgtcctgcaatataagcccaagagtccatccttattctaaaatcaattggtattagagggacttccccttagacttatatacatacatttgtttttgtctccctcctatgtgggataggtttgcaccccaacagGGACGACATCGTGGCGTCCCCAAAAGTAAACTAAACGACAAAAACAAAGACAGCTTTTTCTAAAAAGGTTGACCATTTTTTTACGGACGACAattggggacgacatgtcgtccctaaagaaaatatcattttttttttatttttcgggcACAAAAATTGGCTCCAAAAAGGGAAAATTTTCGCACCAAACTTTTAGGGACGACTCGTCCCAAAAGAAAATATCATTTTTTTATGCAAAAAAATTGGCTCCAAAAAGTGAACATTTTTGCGCCAAACAATTACCGACGACATCTCGTCCCTAAAAACTTTCTGGGCATATTTTCCCACTTTTTGTGGCGCACCAGCGCCCAAAAGGGTAAAgagcaaaaagaaaaaaaaaagtaaaaaaaaaatcacctagtaatattatttattagtaGTGTGGCACACACCATCATATCACACATTTTTGtcaccttttatttatttatttttttattaacgaTCCGtcgaaaattaattattattaatattactggttgatttctatttctattttatttttactttaagcttttatttactatattttaaaaatttatttaattGAATATAGTAATTAACTACAACGATGAATCTTACTAACCGAACTTCAAAATACATTTAACATAAGTTACTTAACAATTACAATAACTTGTCGTATAAATTACAGACGGTTAATGATGAACTTCATTAAATATATGATAATGTAAAAAAGAAGAAATACAACACAGATGTTACCCAACTACAAATTAAAAATAGTTTTATTATTCTTGCATGGATTTATGTGTGGTTGAGTTTTGCTTCAAGATTGTTCTTGGAGCTTAACAAACCAAGTATAATAACTTTGATATGCGAAGATGGAATGTGTCGTTGATATGTGACGGTGAAATGTTATGAAAAATGTAACTATGTAATGTGTTTTTGATATATGACGGTGAGATGTAACGGTAGAATGTGACGTTGATAGTAGAATGTGATGACAAAATGTAATGGTGGAATATGTAATGGTGGAATGGTGGATATGTGTCGGTGAGAGTTATGGAACAATGTAACGATGGAATGTGTCATTGATATGTGACGGTGGAATGTTTTTATGATTTGTGACGGTAGAATGTGACATTGATATGTGATGGTGGAATGTGGTGGTGATTTATGATGGTGGAATGTGACGTTCATTTGTGAATGTGGATTATGATGTTGATATGTGATGATGAAATGTAACAGCAAAGTGTAATAGTGAAATGTGACATTGATATGTGATGGTTTGAAATGTAAAGGCGAAATGTAATGGTGAATGTGACGTTGATATGTAATGGTGGAATGTGGTGGTGATTTATTTTAAAACGAAGCCGAATAACGATGAGACTATGCAAATGCAACTCCGAGTGCTGGTCTCGAGGATTTAATTGGGTCTACCTTAACTGAGCTAAATCCTGGTTGCAATTGGATAGAATGTGACGATATCGGGCAAGGTGGTGCAGCAAGAATAAGTAGAGGGAAGCTCCTCAAGTCGGGACAAAAGAGTCCTAAAGCATCCCGCGCAGCGGAGAAACTTGGAATGCTATGAGTTTTCTAGACTATTTGTTTCTATTTTGTTTAGACCACTTGTAACGCGACATGCTTGCGCATTTTTTGCATCGCGCCATAGTGTGGCGTGTTAGGGGGTAACAAATGCGGCGTGCTTCAAGCTGGCGCGGAGAGATTTATGGCGTGTTCGACACGTGATAGTTTCTAGTTAGCCGTTTTTTCATTTATTCAACGttgtaaaaaaaaattacaaacgtaGCCAATTAATTTAACTAATAATTATACTTTTTTCAACTACAAATACAACACAACTCAATCAATTTTCACACCGAATTCAATCTTTTTCTCCATTTTTTAACATATTTCACAAAAATATGAATATGGATGCTCTTTAGCTATTTGTGACGATTCGTCGGACGGCGAATCATTACTTAATTTGTTGCAAACATATGCTGGGGAGCTAGATTGAGAAGCCGGTGAAGGTCCTAGTGAAAAACCCCCACAAGAACTAATCTATATTCATAGAGATTGTAAAGGTGCAGCACAACGTCTATGGGATGGCTACTTTGTCGAGGAGTCTAGGTTTCCCGCACATATGTTTAAAAGATGTTTTAGAGTGCGTAGCCAATTATTTCTACGTATCGTACAAGGTATTTATGATTACTCTAGTGATCCTTTACCTGAGCATTATTCATTTTATAAATAAAGAAACGACGCAATTAATCGTCATGGTTATAACATCTTACAAAAATGCACATCCGCAATGCGCCAATTGGCGTACAATACAAGGGCTGATAAGTGAGTAGTTGCAAATGAGTGAGAAAACATTAGCCCGATGTTTAGAAAAGTTTTGTTTGTGTGTCACTAATTTGTGCAAAAGAGAGTATTTAAGAAAACCAACGACACAAGATATTGGGCAACTGTACGCAACACATGAACAAAAACAATGTTTTAAGGGAATGCTTGGAAGCATCGATTGCATGCACGAGAATGAAAGAATTGTCCGACTGCATAAAAAGGTCAAATCATTAGTGGTCATTCAAAATATCTGACGATCGTACTTTAAGTTGTTTGCTTCATATGATGTGTGAATATGGCTTGCGTTTTTTGGTGTTGCAGGTTCCAACAATGTCATAAATATTTTAAACCGTTCGCCATTAATTGATTCTATAAAGGAAGGCACAACTCTGAAAGAATGTCTAGCGTATCTTCGTTATTCTTCAGGTAGATTCCATATTTTACGGGTGGCTGGACGATCTTACAAAGTCAAAAGAATGTCAAGAATCTTATATGCTTGTGTAATATTACTGAATATAATACAGTAGGATAATGGCTGCGCAATAAAATCGCTCGAAGAAGAGATGCTTTCAAACCTAGATAACAAATCTGACTTTGTTAGGAATCGAACAAGGATCGTGCAACTATAGACAGGGAAATACACGATAGGGATGTGCATGATTAGCTACGCAAATTGAAGACCTAGATGGGCACATTTGGCATCTTTCTTCAAATTTTCGTCTcactgataattagggttttaatttaatgttATTTTCTATTTTTAGAACATATTAATAATTAATGAAAATTTTCTATTTTTAAGACTCTTGGATAAAAGGTAGTTGTTTTTTTTAATTTAGTTAAGTGTGTTTCGCTATGTTTATTTTgttataataattacataaatttaATGTAACTAATGAAtcaaattcaaaaataaaaaaattatactaaaaagaaaattaaaaattaaattaactaTACCCAACCTTACCATGTCACTACACTATTTTCCATTTTATCAACATGTTTGTCATACTCATCAGCACACGAAAAAACTCATCACCATTACAATTAGTCTTATTGTTTCAATGTATGTTAGTTTTTTGGTTGGTTGCTTTTTGTTTTGGGGTTATTAGTCTACTTTGAGTCATACTAGGCTAACCTTAGTTTATATTCTAATACGCATTTTTTTAAAAGCCAACAACTTTTATTAAGAAAACATAAAAATTACAATTACAAAGGGGACCCGAAGGTCAATATTACCAATACACGAGCAATTATATCTATCCAGAAGATACAGAACAAATGATACAACATAAAAGACTCGATTAAGAATAGTCCAATGCAGGATAGAAGCTCTTAATCGCCCAGGTTTAGTCCACGGTAAAGACGGACACTACTTTGACTCTTTCAAATAACACTTCATTTTCCATAATTCGGTGTAAGTAGTGTATGTATATCTTTTGTGTTGCTATAAAAGGGGGTTAATATATTCAGCGTGCACTTTGATACATAGATATGAATTACAACTTTACAAGTGTATACAATACAAATTCAATGCGTGTGTATAGTAAATTTATCAATATTCATGAtcagtgataataataacattttaattttattttttaactAAATAATAATAGGTATTACATATTACTGTAAGCGATTAAAGATTTTATCGCTTCAAGAATAAAATACACTACTTTAACTCTTCCAAATAACACTTCATTTTTCGTAATTCAGTGTATGTATATCTTTTGTTTTGCTATATATAAAAGGGGTTAATATATTCACCGTAAACTTTGATAAATAGATACAAAATTACAACTTTACAAGTGTATATAGTAATAGAATACAAGTTCAATGCACGTGTATAGTAAATTTATCAATATTCATGATCAGTGATAGTAATAACAACATGATTAAATTTCTTTCTTATTCTCATCACCAATCATGATGACATTATAACTGAGCAAGTACAAAAACCAATCAATGAGCATAAATTTGGCAACTTACCTCTACTTGATCGAATTAGCCAATTGCCACACAAAAAAATGTACTATATATAATTGTATCCGTACTCGTACAAGTAGGCACGTCCACATAAACACTAATACGAGTTGATCAATAATTATGTTGTGATTTACATTCATTTTGTCATGTTTAAATCCTTTCACTTTAACGTAAGTGTGTGGTTTCTAGTAGGTTACGTGTTTGATTAAATGATGCCCCAacaaaattatattttcaatttgaATACCCCAATAATGATGTATTTCATAGTTTGTTTGATATCATCGTTTCAACTAGTAGTGTGAAATACAAAGTTGGTTATATGTATTGTATATAGAAGCTAAAATCCTTATATGTCCCAAAGTATAGAACTTTTATTGAAATAGATCTCAAAGTTTAGGGTTATATATAACGTTTTTTGGCGAAATTATTTCTGTCTACAGCTAGAGTTTAGTTAGTAGAACAAAAGACCTATATTGGCCCATTTAGATAAGTAGTTGAAAGTAGACGTGCAAAAAACCGGGTAAAACCCGGTTCCCGGGTTTTAAATAACCGGGTAAAAAAACCCGGGTTTTTGAATACCCTGTTCCGGGTATACCCGGTTTTTTCGGAATCggtttttttccggtttttaaCGTTCGAAATCGGGTTTTTTCGGTTTTGAACCGGGTATTAGCGGGTCGTTTTTTCGGGTTTTTCTGgaatttttttctctctttttccgGTTTAGTTTTTTACCGGTTTCAGATTTTTTTCTGGATTTGATTTTTATCGGTTTTGACTTTGATTTTTGTTCGAGCATTAATAAAGATAATTATTTAAACAATTTAAAAATTATAAACAATACTCATTAATAAATACTCTCTACAACTATATAAACAATACATAACTTATCTTGTAAATAAAGCATCACATAACttttatttaaacaaaaacattaATACaacttaaaaataataaatatgaatacatttcgagcttcggcatggccatcacctGAAAACGTATTCGTGAACTTAAGTatatcgagcttcggcatggccatcacccgtTATACTTAAGTTTCATCTTCCTCGTCTTCATTATTTTCATATATGTAGTTTAACATTTCTTGTACATCTAGGGATTCTGGGTCAAGGTCTTCAAATTCACCTTCATCTAATTCGGTATTAGGAGGTGATATCCCTTGAtcaacttcttctctaataataccGTCTTCCACGTCTTGTAATATTGGACCTTCCAACGTTTCttgatcttgtatcctatctacACCATCCAAATAATCTTTCAAACAAACACACGTTTCCACGGCTTCAGGTGTTAGTCTTGACCTTCTTTCGGATATAATTCGACCACTAACAGAAAAGGCCGATTCGGAAGCCACCGTAGAAGCTTGGACGGATAGTAAGTCACGAGCCATAGCGGACAAAATTGGAAATGTAACTTCCCTTTCTTTCCACCAAGCCAAGATGTCAAACTTTTCAAATTGTTCGGGACTTATATTATTTACAAAGTTCATAACCATATATTGTCCCAATTCACTTGATGGAGCCGATGATCGTTGACGCTTGGTAGCCTCATCACGTATACTATTATAAAGGCTTATATTTATGTCGCTATAAGTTCGCGACGATCCGGCTCGCATTGAGTCAacaattgggttttgttgttgaccATATTTGGAAGCGTAaagtgaaaataatttttcaaaattaTCTTTAAATTTAAAAACTTCTTTAGGTATATATTCCGGTTCATATGTATTTTCGTCATTCCCATCCTCTAAACCCAAATTTTCTAGTACGGACCTTATTAAATATTCTACGCCTCCAACATTTAAAGTTGGATTAAGCGCGGCAGAACAAGTAA from Rutidosis leptorrhynchoides isolate AG116_Rl617_1_P2 chromosome 9, CSIRO_AGI_Rlap_v1, whole genome shotgun sequence harbors:
- the LOC139867964 gene encoding bidirectional sugar transporter NEC1-like; the protein is MMNGNLLAHLTLALGLLGNFVSFMVFISPIPTFYKVYKRKSTEGFQYAPYVVSLFSAMLWIYYALLKTDTMLIITINSVGCIVQTLYISFFLFYASKKTRVESAKLIVSLIVVGFGVIVILTQFLASGLTRSIIVGWICLVFSICVFLAPLGVLRQVIRTKSVEFMPVLLSVALTINAVIWFLYGLLKRDINIALPNILGFIFGIVQLILYFVYKNKKPIMDKKMVNFDEKKCELEVQKITELKDQKVIDVANLSALVCSEILPVVATLNQSKHENDYVSIEIPAAYGCQPNHIVEVAS